A genomic stretch from Sinorhizobium terangae includes:
- a CDS encoding bifunctional helix-turn-helix transcriptional regulator/GNAT family N-acetyltransferase yields the protein MPQVDQEDYVAAVRRFSRFYTRRIGLLHEGLLGGPLSLAEGRLVYELAQRKTSTAKELGAELELDSGYLSRLLRGLEERGLVSKSPSQEDGRQVLISLTPAGRESFATIDARSRDEVSAMLDRLSLPERRKLATALAEAERLLGGATPEPARVPYILRPHQPGDMGWIVHRHGVLYSEEYGWDERFEALVAQITADFIQNFKPNRERCWVAEREGEIVGSVFLVEESATVGKLRLLYTEPSARGLGIGRRLVEECIRFARQAGYSKVTLWTNDILTAARHIYQTTGFHLVHEEKHHSFGHDLVGQNWELVL from the coding sequence ATGCCGCAGGTCGATCAGGAAGATTATGTGGCCGCGGTGCGCCGCTTCAGCCGTTTCTACACACGCCGGATCGGCCTGCTGCACGAGGGCCTGCTCGGCGGCCCCCTGTCGCTCGCCGAGGGCCGCCTCGTCTACGAGCTGGCGCAGCGTAAGACATCCACAGCCAAGGAGCTCGGAGCCGAGCTCGAGCTCGATTCCGGATATCTCAGCCGGCTCCTGAGGGGCCTGGAAGAGCGCGGTCTCGTCTCGAAAAGCCCGTCGCAGGAGGACGGCCGGCAGGTTCTGATCTCGCTGACCCCGGCGGGCCGCGAGAGCTTCGCAACCATCGACGCGCGTTCGCGCGACGAGGTGAGCGCCATGCTCGATCGCCTCTCACTGCCCGAACGGCGGAAGCTCGCGACGGCACTTGCCGAGGCCGAGCGACTGCTGGGCGGTGCGACCCCGGAACCTGCTCGCGTCCCCTATATCCTCCGCCCGCATCAGCCCGGAGACATGGGTTGGATCGTCCATCGCCACGGTGTGCTCTATTCTGAGGAATACGGATGGGATGAGCGGTTTGAGGCCCTCGTCGCCCAGATCACGGCCGATTTCATTCAAAACTTCAAGCCGAACCGCGAGCGCTGCTGGGTCGCGGAGCGCGAAGGCGAGATCGTCGGTTCTGTCTTCCTCGTTGAAGAATCTGCGACCGTCGGCAAGCTCCGCCTCCTCTACACCGAGCCAAGCGCACGAGGTCTCGGGATCGGCCGCCGGCTGGTCGAGGAATGCATCCGCTTTGCGCGACAGGCGGGGTATTCGAAGGTTACCCTCTGGACCAATGACATCCTGACCGCAGCAAGGCACATCTACCAAACGACGGGTTTTCATCTCGTGCACGAGGAGAAGCACCATAGTTTCGGGCACGATTTGGTCGGGCAGAATTGGGAACTGGTGCTGTGA
- a CDS encoding aminoacyl-tRNA deacylase: MTIARKLQNYIEGEGVAYDTVAHHRTATTSQSAQAAHVPGSRLAKSVVVHHEMGYFLAVVPSTHRIELSTLQDVMNRRLGLASEEEVSTLFADCDTGAVPPIGSAYNVPVVLDESLGNVTDVYFEGGDHKTLVHVSGPNFRSLMKDAQVARFSHPS, encoded by the coding sequence ATGACGATCGCAAGGAAGCTTCAGAACTACATCGAAGGCGAGGGTGTGGCCTATGACACCGTCGCTCACCACCGCACGGCAACCACCAGCCAGTCGGCGCAGGCGGCGCATGTTCCGGGCAGCAGGCTGGCCAAGTCCGTCGTCGTGCATCACGAAATGGGATACTTTCTCGCCGTTGTTCCAAGCACGCATCGGATCGAGCTCTCCACGTTGCAGGACGTGATGAACAGGCGCCTTGGCCTCGCCTCGGAAGAGGAGGTCAGCACGCTTTTCGCCGATTGCGACACCGGCGCGGTGCCGCCCATCGGATCGGCCTATAATGTGCCGGTGGTCCTTGACGAGAGTCTCGGCAACGTCACCGACGTCTATTTCGAAGGCGGCGACCACAAGACACTGGTGCATGTCAGCGGACCAAACTTCCGCAGCCTGATGAAGGATGCGCAAGTGGCCCGCTTCAGTCACCCGTCGTAA